A single window of Nasonia vitripennis strain AsymCx chromosome 4, Nvit_psr_1.1, whole genome shotgun sequence DNA harbors:
- the LOC100116998 gene encoding Down syndrome cell adhesion molecule-like protein Dscam2 isoform X1 produces MLTGSWTSSALFTGVCLLLLGVAARRGSGHGFDAHLRGPSFLIEPASRVEFSNSSGAWLDCAATGSPPPNIDWSTADGLPAGDVPGVRRLLKNGTLVLLPFPAAAYRQDVHSATYRCVASNSVGRVLSRDVQVRAVVAQAYKVEVEVIGGASRGCTAVLRCVVPSFVRDLVRVVSWLQEPAFYIYPSLQGDGKFHLLPTGELLVHGLEFSDQVPGYRCRTMHRLTRQVVVSSVANVRIADHRGVMPPVILDHSENVHVAQDESTSLVCVAQACPTPEYRWYAQTGAEPMLVLPGPRTRLLGPVLAIEAVTLEDSGVYRCAAANSGGEASAELRLVVTAPLHVEVTPALLSVHLGGSAEFRCEIGSHPQAGPHFVTWYKDGRQLPGTGRQAELLRINSIGREDRGMYQCIVRRSEGDTAQASAELQLGDAPPVLLYSFIEQTLQPGPAVSLKCSAAGNPTPQVSWALDGFPLPSNGRFVIGQYVTVHGDVISHVNISHVVVEDGGEYSCTAENRAGKVTHAARLNVYGLPYIRLIPKVTAVAGETLRLKCPVAGYPIEEIRWERAGRELPDDLRQKVLSDGTLIVSSVQKQVDSGVYTCWAKNKQGHSARRSGDVAVIVPPIIEPFNFQEGLSEGMRTRTVCGVAAGDPPLTISWLKDGQSPFPLPSKLASVVNVSQLDPYSSLLSISNLAAEHSGDYTCVAANPAAEVRYTAKLQVKVPPRWIVEPSDTSVERNRHVALHCQAQGVPTPNIVWKKATGGKSGEYEELRERPYTKILSNGTLLLQHVKEDREGFYLCQASNGIGSGIGKVVQLKVNSSPFFAAPSRLVTVKKGDTATLHCEVHGDKPVSVSWFKGGKDEMNPSTNYRVTVKQESTPDGVVAQLQISSAEASDSGAYFCQASNLYGRDQQLVQLLVQEPPMPPSNLETAMVSSRSINVKWSHKSQDTSEVSKYILQYKEGEGMWQQQELSGPPLPYAALIDELKPATRYTVRVIAEGPAGRSTPSAELLVRTEPQRPAGPPLNVAARALSSTEILVTWLPPLPELRHGDIEGFNVGYRESTSSNPSFNFTSVPGDGEEGGAELRLTGLRPHTRYTLIVQAYNQVGSGPLSEMLSTQTLEDVPSSPPEDVRCAALASKSLQVSWQPPPSTHANGVIQGYKLNYEPVLGESWPNIDEMEVRKTSALTTVLTGLRKYTNYSIQVLAYTRVGDGVPTRASYCHTEEDVPASPADIKVVVSAPTALFISWLPPLEPNGLITKYNLYTRLVDGREELNHGKRTLPAGDTYFEATGLQQHVEYQFWVTASTRVGEGQNSKVAAQVPTNRVPARITSFGGQIVRPWRGSVTLGCNAVGEPTSREWYKSNLEQVRTDSSRNVQILQSGEVVFSSLQPQDAGNYTCQVENSQGSDRLHYSLIVQVPPSAPVLFVSSSTSTSILLHWMPGYNGGAPLTKYTLHYRPTHGTLEELQLSRRATSHELKGLLCGNTYHLYLSAHNKIGSSAASPSLSVRTQGQPPGIPPAAAFLSPNSTSLVLRLTAWPDNGCPILYFVIQYRPINEFHWSLVSNNVKMQRRFVVTGLASSSVYQLKVEAYNVAGNNQAEFTFVTLTKEGAPPAELSERGMGGPVAFYADLKIMLPLMVAVAALLLAAATIGARWRNRYAQDRVQRPMKESQENQQNAETQRERYYATIHKVALQGNAGAPDKIPETAEDISPYATFQLSEGAGGGLGGLAGLAGLAGAEVSAGALHTNNTLLHSFMYHEHAMTEGCASPPPATTTLKSVSSRRRQQRKHQTQGDVESDESESDADQLTSSRTESSNQLDAGKLKHSRGTLYHMRHTIAVRAVSDFMYHGTSSTSSDISPMSEQKSLPRRGRSRRWHVPSRSSLRTILPPVSVAETAFGGDRSQQADHQQQQQQQHLREMNEPECDIDSLKKLKLGLRSSLWSRPAGQQGNPSSDYSIAV; encoded by the exons GCGTgtgcctgctgctgctgggtgTGGCGGCGCGGCGCGGTAGCGGGCACGGCTTCGACGCGCACCTGCGCGGCCCGAGCTTCCTCATCGAGCCGGCCTCGAGGGTCGAGTTTTCCAACTCGTCGGGCGCCTGGCTGGACTGCGCGGCGACCGGTAGCCCGCCGCCCAACATCGACTGGTCGACTGCCGACGGCTTGCCCGCCGGCGACGTGCCCGGGGTCCGGAGGCTGCTCAAGAATGGAACCCTCGTGCTGCTGCCCTTTCCCGCGGCGGCCTATCGGCAGGACGTGCACAGCGCCACGTATAGGTGCGTCGCCAGCAACTCCGTCGGCAGGGTGCTCAGCAGGGACGTCCAGGTTCGCGCAG TGGTCGCCCAGGCGTACAAGGTGGAGGTGGAGGTGATCGGAGGCGCATCCCGGGGCTGCACGGCCGTGCTGCGCTGCGTCGTGCCGAGCTTCGTCCGAGACCTCGTCCGAGTGGTCTCCTGGCTGCAGGAGCCGGCCTTCTACATTTACCCCTCGCTGCAAGGAG ACGGCAAGTTCCACCTGCTGCCGACGGGCGAGCTGCTGGTGCACGGGCTGGAGTTCAGCGACCAGGTGCCGGGCTACCGCTGCCGGACGATGCACCGGCTGACCAGGCAGGTCGTCGTGAGCTCCGTGGCGAACGTGAGGATAGCCGACCACCGGGGCGTCATGCCGCCCGTGATCCTCGACCACTCGGAGAACGTGCACGTCGCCCAGGACGAGTCGACCTCGCTGGTCTGCGTGGCCCAGGCCTGCCCGACGCCCGAGTACAGGTGGTACGCGCAGACGGGCGCCGAGCCGATGCTCGTGCTGCCGGGGCCGCGGACGCGGCTGCTCGGCCCGGTCCTGGCCATCGAGGCGGTCACCCTCGAGGACAGCGGGGTCTACCGGTGCGCCGCGGCCAACAGCGGCGGCGAGGCCAGCGCCGAGCTGAGGCTGGTCGTGACGGCGCCGCTGCACGTCGAGGTGACGCCGGCCCTGCTCTCGGTCCACCTGGGCGGCAGCGCCGAGTTCCGCTGCGAGATCGGCTCGCACCCGCAGGCGGGGCCGCACTTCGTCACCTGGTACAAGGACGGCCGGCAGCTGCCGGGCACAGGCCGCCAGGCCGAGCTGCTGCGCATCAACAGCATCGGCCGCGAGGACCGCGGCATGTACCAGTGCATCGTGCGCCGCTCCGAGGGCGACACGGCCCAGGCCTCGGCCGAGCTCCAGCTCGGAG ACGCGCCGCCGGTGCTCCTCTACTCCTTCATCGAGCAGACCCTGCAGCCCGGGCCGGCCGTGTCGCTCAAGTGCTCGGCCGCGGGGAATCCCACGCCGCAGGTCTCCTGGGCGCTGGACGGCTTCCCGCTGCCCAGCAACGGAAG GTTCGTGATAGGCCAGTACGTGACGGTCCACGGAGACGTGATATCGCACGTGAACATCAGCCACGTGGTCGTCGAGGACGGCGGGGAGTACTCGTGCACGGCGGAGAACCGGGCCGGCAAAGTGACCCACGCCGCCAGGCTGAACGTGTACG GTCTGCCGTACATCCGGCTGATCCCGAAGGTGACGGCCGTGGCCGGGGAGACGCTGCGGCTCAAGTGCCCCGTGGCGGGCTACCCGATCGAGGAGATCCGCTGGGAGCGGGCGGGCCGCGAGCTGCCGGACGACCTGCGCCAGAAGGTCCTGAGCGACGGCACCCTCATCGTCTCGAGCGTGCAGAAGCAGGTCGACAGCGGCGTCTACACCTGCTGGGCCAAGAACAAGCAGGGCCACAGCGCCAGGCGCAGCGGGGACGTCGCCGTGATCG TACCCCCTATAATTGAGCCATTTAACTTCCAAGAGGGACTATCCGAGGGGATGCGGACGAGGACGGTGTGCGGGGTCGCGGCTGGCGATCCACCCCTGACCATATCCTGGCTAAAAGACGGCCAAAGTCCCTTTCCCCTGCCCTCGAAGCTCGCCTCTGTCGTCAACGTCTCGCAGCTTGATCCCTACTCGAGCCTCCTTAGCATATCCAATCTAGCCGCCGAGCACTCGGGCGACTACACCTGCGTCGCCGCGAACCCCGCCGCCGAGGTCAGGTACACGGCCAAGCTTCAGGTAAAAG TGCCGCCGCGCTGGATCGTCGAGCCGAGCGATACGAGCGTCGAACGGAACAGACACGTGGCACTCCACTGTCAGGCTCAGGGTGTGCCCACGCCCAATATCGTTTGGAAAAAAGCAACCG GCGGCAAGTCCGGCGAGTACGAGGAATTACGCGAGCGACCCTACACCAAGATTCTGAGCAACGGGACTCTGCTGCTGCAACACGTGAAGGAGGATCGCGAGGGTTTCTACCTGTGCCAGGCGAGCAACGGCATTGGCTCGGGTATCGGCAAAGTGGTCCAGCTCAAAGTCAACT CCTCGCCGTTCTTCGCCGCACCCTCGCGACTGGTCACCGTCAAGAAGGGTGACACGGCAACGCTGCACTGCGAGGTTCACGGCGACAAGCCGGTCAGCGTCAGCTGGTTCAAGGGCGGCAAGGACGAGATGAATCCCTCGACAAACTaccg GGTGACGGTGAAGCAGGAGTCGACGCCCGACGGGGTCGTGGCTCAGCTGCAGATCTCCTCGGCCGAGGCCTCCGACAGCGGGGCTTACTTCTGCCAGGCGAGCAATCTTTACGGCCGCGACCAGCAGCTCGTCCAACTTCTCGTGCAAG AGCCGCCGATGCCACCGAGCAACCTGGAGACAGCCATGGTGAGCAGCCGCAGCATCAACGTCAAGTGGTCGCACAAATCGCAGGACACGAGCGAAGTCAGCAAGTACATTCTCCAGTACAAAGAGGGCGAAGGCATgtggcagcagcaggagcTCAGCGGTCCGCCGCTGCCGTACGCGGCGTTGATCGACGAGCTCAAGCCAGCTACTAGGTACACCGTCAGAGTCATAGCCGAGGGACCGGCCGGGAGGTCCACGCCTTCCGCTGAGCTGCTGGTGAGGACGGAGCCCCAGAGGCCCGCGGGTCCCCCGCTAAACGTCGCCGCCAGGGCGCTGTCTTCCACGGAGATACTGGTCACGTGGCTGCCGCCATTGCCGGAGCTCAGGCACGGGGACATCGAGGGATTCAACGTGGGATACAGAGAGTCCAC CTCGTCGAATCCGTCGTTCAATTTCACGTCGGTGCCGGGCGACGGCGAGGAGGGCGGCGCCGAACTGAGACTGACGGGTCTCAGGCCGCACACGCGCTACACCCTCATCGTTCAGGCTTACAACCAAGTCGGCTCGGGGCCACTCTCGGAGATGCTGAGCACGCAGACCCTCGAAGACG TTCCGAGTTCGCCGCCGGAGGACGTGAGGTGCGCGGCGCTGGCGTCCAAGTCGCTGCAGGTCTCGTGGCAGCCGCCGCCCAGTACGCACGCTAACGGTGTCATACAGGGCTACAAGCTTAATTACGAGCCGGTCCTCGGGGAGTCCTGGCCCAACATCGACGAGATGGAG GTGCGCAAGACCAGCGCCCTCACGACGGTGCTGACGGGCTTACGCAAGTACACCAATTACAGCATACAAGTGCTGGCTTACACGAGGGTCGGCGACGGCGTGCCCACCCGGGCATCCTACTGCCACACGGAAGAAGACG TGCCGGCAAGTCCCGCGGACATCAAGGTCGTCGTGAGCGCGCCGACGGCGCTGTTCATCTCGTGGCTGCCGCCTCTCGAGCCCAACGGCCTGATAACCAAGTACAATTTGTACACCAGACTGGTGGACGGCCGCGAGGAGCTGAACCACGGAAAGCGCACCTTGCCGGCCGGCGACACCTACTTCGAGGCGACCGGCTTACAGCAGCACGTCGAGTACCAGTTCTGGGTGACGGCGAGCACGAGGGTCGGCGAAGGCCAGAACTCGAAGGTGGCAGCTCAGGTGCCGACGAACCGAGTGCCCGCGAGGATCACCTCCTTCGGCGGTCAAATCGTCAGGCCCTGGCGTGGATCCGTCACTCTCGGCTGTAACGCTGTCGGCGAGCCGACCAGCCGCGAATGGTACAAGTCCAACCTCGAGCAGGTGCGAACCGACTCCAGCAGGAACGTCCAGATACTGCAGAGCGGCGAAGTTGTCTTCTCGAGTCTTCAGCCCCAGGACGCCGGAAACTACACCTGCCAGGTCGAGAACTCGCAGGGCAGCGACAGGCTGCACTACTCGCTAATCGTTCAAG TGCCGCCGAGCGCTCCCGTGCTCTTCGTGTCGAGCTCGACCTCGACGAGTATCCTGCTGCACTGGATGCCTGGCTACAACGGCGGCGCACCGCTCACCAAGTACACGCTGCACTATCGCCCGACTCACGGCACGCTCGAGGAATTACAGCTTTCCCGCCGCGCCACCAGTCACGAGCTCAAG GGCCTGCTGTGCGGCAACACCTACCACTTGTACCTGAGCGCGCACAACAAGATAGGCAGTAGTGCGGCGTCGCCCTCGTTGTCGGTGCGCACGCAGGGTCAACCTCCCGGCATACCACCGGCCGCGGCATTCCTCTCTCCGAACTCGACCTCGCTCGTGCTCAGGCTGACCGCCTGGCCAGACAACGGCTGTCCGATACTCTACTTCGTCATTCAGTACAGGCCCATCAACGAGTTCCACTGGAGCCTCGTGTCCAACAACGTCAAGATGCAGAGGCGATTCGTCGTCACGGGTCTGGCCTCGAGCTCGGTCTACCAGCTCAAGGTCGAGGCGTACAACGTCGCCGGGAACAACCAGGCCGAGTTCACCTTCGTCACGCTGACCAAGGAGGGCG CCCCACCAGCGGAACTGTCGGAGCGAGGCATGGGCGGGCCGGTGGCGTTCTACGCGGACCTGAAAATCATGCTGCCGCTTATGGTGGCGGTGGCCGCCTTGCTGCTGGCCGCGGCGACGATAGGCGCCCGCTGGCGCAACA GGTACGCGCAAGACCGGGTCCAGCGGCCCATGAAGGAGTCCCAGGAGAACCAGCAGAATGCCGAGACCCAGCGCGAGAGATACTATGCGACGATACACAAGGTTGCCCTGCAGGGCAATGCTGGAGCTCCGGACAAGATTCCAG AGACGGCGGAGGATATCTCTCCGTACGCTACGTTCCAGCTGTCGGAGGGCGCAGGGGGAGGCCTGGGAGGCCTGGCTGGATTGGCCGGCCTGGCTGGCGCGGAAGTCTCCGCGGGAGCTCTGCACACCAACAACACTCTCCTACACAGCTTCATGTACCACGAGCACGCGATGACGGAGGGCTGCGCGAGTCCTCCCCCCGCCACCACG ACGCTGAAGAGTGTATCGTCGCGTCGACGTCAGCAGCGGAAGCACCAGACACAGGGGGACGTAGAGAGCGACGAGAGCGAGTCTGACGCGGACCAGCTGACGAGCTCCCGGACCGAGTCGTCGAACCAGCTGGACGCGGGCAAGCTCAAGCACA GTCGAGGTACGCTATATCACATGAGACATACCATTGCAGTTCGAGCCGTTTCGGACTTCATGTACCACGGCACGTCGAGCACTTCCTCGGACATCTCACCAATGTCCGAGCAAAAATCGCTGCCGCGAAGGGGTCGCTCGAG AAGATGGCACGTGCCGAGCAGGAGCTCCCTTCGCACGATACTGCCCCCGGTCTCGGTGGCGGAGACGGCCTTCGGCGGCGACCGATCTCAGCAGGCCgaccatcagcagcagcagcagcagcagcatctgCGGGAGATGAACGAGCCCGAGTGCGACATCGACTCCCTGAAGAAGCTCAAGCTCGGATTGAGGAGCTCGCTATGGTCGAGACCGGCCGGCCAACAGGGCAACCCATCCTCCGACTACTCCATCGCCGTCTAG